The following are encoded in a window of Sphaerisporangium siamense genomic DNA:
- a CDS encoding 2,3,4,5-tetrahydropyridine-2,6-dicarboxylate N-succinyltransferase, with amino-acid sequence MSETFESPLPAAVDELWEDRASLSPDDAEARGVIVGAVDMLDTGKARVAFVDPASGDVVVDERAKRAILLSFRVLGMVKSEVGDFHHNDRIPLKTTLDGVRVVPGAIARWGAYLAPGVVLMPSYTNIGAYVDSGTMVDTWATVGSCAQIGRNVHLSGGVGIGGVLEPPNAVPVIIEDDALIGSRSMIVEGARVGQGSVIGAGTILSASMPVIDVETGEEISRGRVPDWCVAVGGTRAKEFPGGSFGLPCVLVLKRLEPGQRHDKAELNDVLRQHGVNA; translated from the coding sequence ATGAGTGAGACGTTCGAGAGCCCGTTGCCCGCCGCCGTCGACGAGCTGTGGGAGGACCGCGCGAGCCTGTCGCCCGACGACGCCGAGGCGCGCGGCGTGATCGTCGGCGCGGTGGACATGCTGGACACCGGCAAGGCCCGCGTGGCCTTCGTGGACCCCGCCTCCGGTGATGTGGTCGTGGACGAGCGCGCCAAGCGCGCCATCCTGCTGAGCTTCCGCGTGCTCGGCATGGTCAAGAGCGAGGTCGGCGACTTTCACCACAACGACCGCATCCCGTTGAAGACCACTCTGGACGGTGTGCGCGTGGTCCCCGGCGCCATCGCCCGCTGGGGCGCCTACCTGGCCCCCGGGGTCGTCCTGATGCCCTCGTACACCAACATCGGCGCCTACGTGGACAGCGGCACCATGGTGGACACCTGGGCCACGGTCGGGTCCTGCGCCCAGATCGGCCGCAACGTCCACCTGTCGGGCGGCGTCGGCATCGGCGGGGTCCTCGAACCCCCGAACGCCGTGCCGGTGATCATCGAGGACGACGCGCTGATCGGCAGCCGCTCGATGATCGTCGAGGGCGCGCGGGTCGGCCAGGGCTCGGTCATCGGCGCGGGCACCATCCTGTCGGCCTCGATGCCGGTCATCGACGTCGAGACCGGCGAGGAGATCAGCCGTGGCCGCGTCCCGGACTGGTGCGTGGCCGTGGGCGGCACCCGCGCCAAGGAGTTCCCCGGCGGCAGCTTCGGCCTGCCGTGCGTGCTCGTCCTCAAGCGCCTGGAGCCCGGGCAGCGCCACGACAAGGCCGAGCTGAACGACGTGCTGCGGCAGCACGGCGTCAACGCCTGA
- the dapE gene encoding succinyl-diaminopimelate desuccinylase yields MPETRPLDLTGDVGVLTAALVDAESVSGGEKALADAIEAALAPLAHLTVVRDGEAVVARTGLGRAERVVVAGHIDTVPLAGNLPSRVQGGLLYGCGTSDMKSGVAVALKLAAALPSPSRDVTYVFYDCEEIEAARNGLGRLARTRPELLAGDFAVLMEPTGGEIEGGCQGTLRAEVVTRGKRSHSARSWYGVNAIHGAAPVLERLNAYQAREPVVDGLAYHEGLNAVGVAGGVAGNVIPDECVVTVNYRFAPDRSLEEAQGHVREVFDGYEVRFTDGAPGARPGLTHPVAAAFARAVGGTPRAKLGWTDVSLFARLGVPAVNYGPGDPNLAHQADEHVALDAIAACERNMLAWLGAP; encoded by the coding sequence ATGCCCGAGACCCGGCCGCTGGACCTGACCGGCGACGTGGGCGTGCTGACCGCCGCGCTGGTGGACGCCGAGTCGGTCAGCGGCGGCGAGAAGGCCCTGGCCGACGCGATCGAGGCCGCCCTGGCGCCGCTCGCCCACCTCACCGTCGTCCGCGACGGCGAGGCCGTCGTCGCGCGCACCGGGCTCGGGCGCGCCGAGCGGGTGGTCGTCGCCGGGCACATCGACACGGTGCCGCTCGCCGGCAACCTGCCCTCACGCGTCCAGGGCGGCCTGCTGTACGGCTGCGGCACCTCGGACATGAAGAGCGGCGTGGCGGTGGCGCTCAAGCTCGCCGCCGCGCTGCCGTCCCCGTCCAGGGACGTCACCTACGTGTTCTACGACTGCGAGGAGATCGAGGCGGCGCGCAACGGGCTCGGCAGGCTCGCCCGCACCCGCCCCGAGCTCCTCGCCGGCGACTTCGCGGTGCTCATGGAGCCCACCGGCGGCGAGATCGAGGGCGGCTGCCAGGGCACGCTGCGCGCCGAGGTGGTCACCCGCGGCAAGCGCTCGCACAGCGCGCGCTCCTGGTACGGCGTGAACGCGATCCACGGCGCGGCGCCCGTCCTGGAGCGGCTCAACGCCTACCAGGCGCGCGAGCCCGTGGTGGACGGCCTCGCCTACCACGAGGGCCTGAACGCCGTGGGCGTCGCGGGCGGCGTCGCGGGCAACGTGATCCCCGACGAGTGCGTGGTCACCGTCAACTACCGCTTCGCGCCGGACCGCTCGCTGGAGGAGGCGCAGGGGCACGTCCGCGAGGTCTTCGACGGGTACGAGGTGCGGTTCACCGACGGGGCCCCCGGCGCGCGCCCCGGGCTCACCCACCCGGTGGCCGCCGCGTTCGCCCGCGCGGTCGGCGGCACGCCGCGCGCCAAGCTCGGCTGGACCGACGTCTCGCTGTTCGCCCGGCTCGGCGTGCCCGCCGTCAACTACGGGCCCGGCGACCCGAACCTCGCCCACCAGGCGGACGAGCACGTCGCGCTGGACGCGATCGCCGCGTGCGAGCGCAACATGCTGGCCTGGCTGGGCGCGCCCTGA